In Marinitoga sp. 38H-ov, a genomic segment contains:
- a CDS encoding FAD binding domain-containing protein, which yields MIEIKDYFRPKTLEEAYEKLLSVEGAEIIGSGAFMRLSSRKINLAIDLQDVGLNYVKLENDEIKIGGATPLGYVERSEIIKNAFNGKLSEVFQLIWSVQLRNVATIGGTIFPRLGFSDLITALLALNTDIVLFNNGRMPLEVFLEERIRKDILVEIIIKNENRKFSFQNIRNSFYDFSILNAAVSVDKDNNYRIAIGARPAVAKLAINAMNYLKENNNIEEAAKIAAQEMDYGTNIKGSKEYREMIAPVLVKRGLEEVIK from the coding sequence GTGATTGAAATCAAAGATTATTTTAGACCGAAAACATTAGAAGAGGCTTATGAAAAACTATTAAGTGTAGAAGGTGCTGAAATTATAGGTAGTGGAGCTTTCATGAGATTATCATCTAGAAAGATAAATTTAGCTATTGATTTACAAGATGTAGGGCTAAATTATGTAAAGCTAGAAAATGATGAAATAAAAATTGGCGGAGCTACACCATTAGGATATGTAGAGAGAAGTGAAATTATAAAGAATGCTTTTAATGGTAAATTATCTGAAGTATTTCAATTAATTTGGTCTGTTCAACTAAGGAATGTTGCGACTATTGGTGGAACAATTTTTCCTAGATTAGGATTTTCTGATTTGATTACAGCATTATTAGCATTAAATACGGATATTGTATTATTTAATAATGGTAGAATGCCATTAGAAGTTTTTTTAGAAGAAAGAATAAGAAAAGATATTTTAGTGGAGATAATAATAAAAAATGAAAATAGAAAGTTTTCATTCCAAAATATTAGAAATTCATTCTATGATTTTTCTATTTTAAATGCAGCAGTTTCTGTAGATAAAGATAATAATTATAGAATAGCAATAGGAGCTAGACCTGCTGTAGCAAAATTAGCTATTAATGCTATGAATTATTTAAAAGAAAATAATAACATTGAAGAAGCTGCTAAAATTGCTGCTCAAGAAATGGATTATGGAACTAATATCAAAGGATCAAAAGAATATAGAGAAATGATAGCGCCTGTTCTTGTTAAAAGAGGTTTAGAGGAGG